The genomic region tttttgtcgcattgctttgctttatcttggccaggtcacagttgtaaatgagaacttgttctcaactggcctacctggttaaataaaggtgaaataaatacaaagaaaaatgtttcagcatgataatgcacggccccatgtcgcaagaatctgtacacaattcctggaagctgaaattgTCCCAGTTCTtgcatggcctgcatactcaccagacatgttgcccattgagcatgtttgggatgctctggatcaatgtgtaTAACAGCGTGTTCCAGTACCCGCCAAtttccagcaacttcgcacaaccattgaagaggagtgggaaaacattctataggccacaatcaacagcctgatcaacttttGCAAAGATTGTCATGttgcatgagacaaatggtggtcacacaagatattgactggttttcagatCCACATgcctgtgaccaacagatgcatatctgtattttcAGTTATGTGAAatgcatagattagggcctaatgcatttatttcaattgactgatttccttatatgaactgtaactcagtaaaatctttgaaattgttgcatgttgcgtttatatttttgttcaatatagatGGATTTCTGAGTAAAAGTTCAAGGCTGACCTACATATCAATCCTTAACAATGCTGGTTGATATTCAATGATCAGATTTGatagaaaaaaatacatttagctGTGTACTTTGAGTCAGCTCTTAAAGATGTAGGGCATGATTGCCAATAGAACTTAGCAATTTATTACACATCAATAATGACATTTCTCCAGACATACAGAACACTAGGCAACATGAAAACACAGTGTTGGTGAAAAACAATTAGCAACAATCAAACACTTTACGGAAATGATAATCACTTCAGATcacagtactactgtatataCAACATATATTTCAGTCAATTACACACATATAGCTAGTTACACACATAACACAATATTAAAATATCAGAAAGAGGCTTGGCTGAGTGGTGTTCCCACAAACTACGTTCTTGAAACAGAACCCTCATGTGGGATACTAGTTCCCAATCAACCAGCTAATACTTTTGGTACAAATTAGGAACAAATATTTTGCCAAAGAGTGATCTGAAGTATCCCTGGTGGATTGTGAGGCATGGAGAGTAGTCTATATTTCTCCAGAAGGATTTCTGAGAAACCTAAAACCACCCTGGAGTTCTGAGTTCTTCTAGTGAGTGGAGAGTCATCTAGAGAACGAGTCCACAAAACAATGTGGTTCCAGGAGGTTCTGTTAGAGCTGATCACAGCTCAGTGGCAGGGTGACGTCACAGTGATGTCATATCCTCTCTCTCAGAACCAAACAGCCTTCACTTTGTCCTGAtccagacctggagagagagaaacagcacaTCATCAACTTTTAGATAAAACAACAACGTAGCAGAAACATAGAcatgggagagtgagtgagtgagtgagtgagtgagtgagtgagtgagtgagtgagtgagtgagtgagtgagtgagtgagtgagtgagtgagtgagtgagtgagtgagtgagtgagtgagtgagtgtgtgtgtgtgtgtgtgtgatccaggTCAGAGGCTTACCTGAGTCGTAGATATCCATGGGTGTGTGTAGAGCTGTGGGCCAGGCTgagggggtcagggttggggGGCTGGCCTGCTCCACCTCTGTCTTCACACCACTGTGTATCCCTGGGCTCtggctgctgtgtgtgttactgtgtgtgttactgtgtgtgctGTGTCCAGCAGGGCTGTGGGCTAGGGGGCTTTGAGTCTTCACACCAGTCAGGAGCAGAGGGCTGAACCTGGGGTTTAGGCCTGGGTCATGGGACGGGTGGGGatgtaatactgtgtgtgtgtgccgggggtgcatgtgtgtgtgagggtgtgtgggtTGGTAGACGTCGTGGACGTGTGTGCAGCTGGCAGAGGTCTGGGGGCTGAGGCTGTAGGCCCAGGGGTCAGGGATAGAGGTTGGAGGAGGAAGGCTGGGCTGGGGCAGAGCATGACCTGTCCACAGAGCTCTGTCTGGGGCATGGAAGCCTACAGGGATGGGGGAGAAGTCTGGGTGGATGGGCAGACAGGGGCTGGTCTGGGACTGGTAACCTCCACCCCACAGAGAACTACACTGGCCTTCTGAGATAGATACACTGtctgaaagagagaaatggatatAGTCAGTAAAAGATAGACAGACATTCATGCAAACAGCCTAAAGGTTACATCATTTATTCATAGTACTTTAATAAAAGCGTTCAGTTTTTGTgcatattacatttgttttatttgatgactttatttcCTTCCatgtcatcatctcatctctatagagctgctgcctatgctgactgacaaaatcactattttattAGTACTTAAAACTAAAGAAGGCACATTTTATGACTACTGAATACcaaactatcaatcacttagatcagtggttcccaaactgtggggctCAGTCTGGCTTTCAACTTACTAAGTTGAAAGTtataatagtagaatgcacaaggtgccatttcaaaattgggtagtgcatcaccAGTTTTCCTATTGTCATGTTAGTCATTGCATACCGTAGTTATTTATAACTAGTCAGAAATgcccagatcaactagcccatgtcagcaaagGGTTTTTAGCTAGGTTTTTAGCCCATAGATTTGGAAGTAATGTTCgagtcactcaaatatcataTTAAtgcacattagacatggcaaaatgtatagaattgtaaGAAAATTAGCTTTAAAAGAGAAAAGTTTTCTTTtcaccccatgacaaaatgtgtagaacaggaaataagctttaaacctgTTAAAAGTTTTCTCCGCCAACAAGAGGCATGTGAACAGATTGTGTCATGAACAGTTCTGCACTAGCTGTGTAGAATATTGgactgttggaaactacaacccCC from Oncorhynchus masou masou isolate Uvic2021 chromosome 29, UVic_Omas_1.1, whole genome shotgun sequence harbors:
- the LOC135519219 gene encoding transcription cofactor vestigial-like protein 3, encoding MSCLDVMFHQSYGGHYLPASSAAAAYKAAYYHHQHQQQKKLGVYSRMQQDSTEQQFPGGRQQQQPGGGGGRLAGEKGVRQGLEVSGLGGSWRSGKDSQPAEAEYLSSRCVLFTYFHGNIEDVVDEHFSRALSQPSTFPGETRSSRCTPIHTSASAGLWKDSVSISEGQCSSLWGGGYQSQTSPCLPIHPDFSPIPVGFHAPDRALWTGHALPQPSLPPPTSIPDPWAYSLSPQTSASCTHVHDVYQPTHPHTHMHPRHTHTVLHPHPSHDPGLNPRFSPLLLTGVKTQSPLAHSPAGHSTHSNTHSNTHSSQSPGIHSGVKTEVEQASPPTLTPSAWPTALHTPMDIYDSGLDQDKVKAVWF